One window of uncultured Trichococcus sp. genomic DNA carries:
- a CDS encoding BglG family transcription antiterminator, whose amino-acid sequence MLTKRQKKLLDLLIHQDDFQTVDFFSKKLGVSKRTIHSEIKLIEDYVKSSGEYIEKRRGVGIALRKASEEMGPAEMDEGADVYSTVSRRIEIMKFLLFEEKVSFTKLSNQFMVSKTSIKNDLMFVMKVLSEGNNSELQGDIHGTRLIGAEEDIQKAFLQFNRYVLSNSDYYIEDEIAKKMKLLEAYYGEQLISVCSNILYNYVRNHANAISDYYVQNVLNIFVILIYRIKMGHHLSVTTAANLSGDDSFFEESANELLNIAALRLDLLYTPEDVKYLSHHLILNRFESLPDQKIDVSIVDSLLARVSESLNINFSGDEKLGNQLRSHIPPMIYRLRAKNKIENPFTSRIKTEFSLTFNVIWVVLSEYEKELGITFNEDEIAFLTIYFQAAIERAKMNRRILVVCQMGIATSELLINRIKNVLPSLDTLEAASVMELDEIDLDSFDLILSTINIDLPNKKVIYVSPFLNDEDISKIGNELYKPAKQVMEKPFSGFDNLTKYINAEFIYLNTNFTSKEELIACIGKELIQSGYVTPDFIESVSNRETVGGTDLPTGVAVPHGSSHDVKKTIVAVVKNAKKFKWNNYFVDVAFMICISKQDTKETRNILSDIYNIIDSPERLKGIRGASSTDDLLKGFRSEVYGTNAGER is encoded by the coding sequence ATGCTTACGAAACGACAAAAAAAATTATTGGATCTTCTGATCCACCAAGATGATTTTCAGACGGTGGATTTTTTTTCAAAGAAATTAGGTGTTTCAAAAAGGACGATACATTCCGAAATTAAGCTAATCGAGGATTATGTAAAAAGTTCAGGCGAATACATCGAAAAGAGGAGGGGAGTCGGAATCGCCTTAAGAAAGGCGAGCGAAGAAATGGGCCCAGCGGAAATGGATGAGGGTGCGGATGTGTACTCGACCGTTTCCAGAAGAATCGAGATCATGAAGTTCTTACTTTTTGAAGAGAAGGTCAGCTTCACTAAACTTTCTAATCAATTTATGGTCAGTAAAACATCGATCAAAAATGACTTGATGTTTGTGATGAAGGTTCTGAGCGAAGGGAACAACAGTGAGCTTCAGGGAGATATTCATGGAACAAGGTTAATCGGAGCGGAAGAAGATATCCAAAAGGCATTTCTTCAATTCAATCGCTATGTCCTGAGTAACTCTGATTATTATATCGAAGATGAAATTGCAAAAAAGATGAAGTTGCTGGAGGCGTATTATGGGGAACAGCTGATCAGTGTTTGCTCCAATATTTTATACAACTACGTAAGAAATCATGCAAATGCTATTTCAGATTATTACGTCCAAAATGTATTGAATATTTTTGTCATCCTGATATATCGGATAAAGATGGGCCATCATCTCAGTGTGACTACTGCAGCAAATCTTTCGGGAGATGATTCATTTTTTGAAGAAAGTGCAAATGAATTGTTGAATATAGCGGCGCTGAGGCTTGATTTATTGTACACGCCTGAGGATGTGAAATATCTTTCCCATCATTTGATTTTAAATCGGTTCGAATCACTACCAGATCAGAAAATTGACGTTTCAATAGTCGACAGCCTGCTGGCCCGCGTTTCGGAATCATTGAACATCAATTTTTCCGGAGATGAAAAGCTGGGAAATCAATTAAGGAGCCATATACCTCCGATGATTTATCGGTTGCGGGCGAAGAATAAGATCGAAAACCCATTTACTTCCCGTATCAAAACGGAATTTTCGCTCACTTTCAATGTGATTTGGGTAGTGCTGAGTGAATATGAAAAAGAACTCGGAATTACCTTCAATGAAGACGAAATCGCCTTCCTGACGATTTATTTTCAAGCAGCCATCGAACGGGCAAAGATGAACCGAAGAATACTGGTTGTGTGTCAGATGGGAATTGCAACTTCGGAACTCTTGATCAACAGGATCAAAAACGTTCTTCCGTCGCTGGATACCTTAGAAGCTGCATCAGTGATGGAACTGGATGAGATTGATTTGGACTCTTTTGACTTGATTCTTTCTACTATCAATATCGATCTTCCAAACAAAAAAGTCATTTATGTCTCGCCTTTCCTGAATGATGAAGACATATCAAAAATCGGCAATGAATTGTATAAACCCGCCAAGCAAGTTATGGAGAAACCTTTTTCGGGATTTGATAATTTAACAAAATATATAAACGCAGAGTTTATTTATCTAAACACCAATTTCACTTCCAAAGAAGAGCTGATTGCTTGCATCGGTAAGGAATTGATTCAATCGGGATATGTCACACCTGATTTTATCGAGAGTGTGAGTAACCGGGAGACGGTAGGCGGGACCGATTTGCCGACCGGGGTGGCTGTACCCCATGGGAGTTCACATGATGTGAAGAAAACTATTGTTGCAGTCGTTAAAAATGCCAAGAAGTTCAAGTGGAATAATTACTTCGTCGATGTTGCCTTTATGATCTGTATTTCTAAACAAGACACGAAGGAAACGAGAAACATCCTTTCGGACATCTATAACATTATAGATAGTCCGGAGAGACTCAAAGGTATCAGAGGAGCTTCTTCTACAGATGATTTACTAAAAGGATTTAGGAGTGAGGTATATGGAACAAACGCAGGAGAAAGGTAA
- a CDS encoding class II D-tagatose-bisphosphate aldolase, non-catalytic subunit: MTKLPINSVVKGLLELQKTGESATILGIGPMSKNCVQATLELSKEDDYPVMFIASRNQVDADELGGGYVNGWNQFTFAAAVEEVAKEIDYDNLYYLCRDHGGPWQRDQERNDHIPTEEAMILGKKSYVADIEAGFDLLMIDPTKDPFEVGKVIALDTVLERTVDLIEFCENERKARNLPEIGYEVGTEETNGGLTSTETYETFILRLKDELEKRGLPMPTFIVGQTGTLIRKGQQVGVFNFKNAYELAQMAKKYGVGLKEHNGDYLDDVTLLEHIPSQITATNIAPQYGTEETRAYMNLAKVEAKLVEYGLVTDPSNTRNIILANAIKSGRWTKWMVGDQKNLTADQIMADAELTEEILDVAGHYTFNDDEVKVEIEKMYNNLAAHNLDGQRYVIDHIKRPIRDYAECYNLKGATSRIKKVAVQSPLVTVQ; this comes from the coding sequence ATGACAAAATTACCTATCAATAGCGTTGTAAAAGGATTATTGGAACTGCAAAAAACAGGTGAAAGTGCGACTATCCTGGGAATCGGACCGATGTCAAAAAATTGTGTGCAAGCTACTTTAGAGCTATCAAAAGAAGATGATTATCCTGTTATGTTTATTGCAAGCCGTAATCAGGTGGATGCGGACGAATTGGGTGGGGGATATGTTAATGGCTGGAACCAATTCACTTTTGCTGCTGCAGTAGAAGAGGTAGCGAAGGAAATCGATTATGATAACTTATACTATCTATGTCGTGACCACGGTGGTCCATGGCAGCGTGACCAAGAAAGAAACGATCATATCCCAACAGAAGAAGCGATGATATTAGGGAAAAAATCTTATGTTGCCGATATTGAAGCAGGCTTTGACTTATTGATGATTGATCCGACAAAAGATCCGTTCGAAGTCGGTAAGGTAATCGCGTTGGATACAGTTTTGGAAAGAACAGTGGATTTGATTGAATTCTGTGAAAATGAGCGTAAGGCAAGAAACCTTCCTGAAATCGGCTATGAAGTCGGTACGGAAGAGACGAATGGTGGGTTGACGTCTACAGAAACATACGAAACATTCATCCTGCGTTTGAAAGACGAGTTAGAAAAACGTGGCTTGCCTATGCCAACTTTCATCGTGGGACAAACAGGTACACTGATCCGGAAAGGGCAACAAGTCGGAGTATTCAATTTCAAAAATGCTTATGAATTGGCGCAGATGGCGAAAAAATATGGGGTTGGATTGAAAGAACATAATGGGGATTATTTGGATGATGTGACTTTGTTGGAACATATCCCTTCACAGATTACAGCCACAAACATAGCTCCTCAATACGGAACAGAAGAAACACGCGCCTATATGAACTTGGCTAAAGTGGAAGCGAAATTGGTGGAATACGGTTTGGTCACGGATCCATCGAACACTCGCAATATCATACTTGCCAATGCTATTAAGAGTGGGCGTTGGACAAAATGGATGGTTGGAGATCAAAAGAATTTAACAGCTGATCAAATCATGGCGGATGCTGAATTGACTGAAGAAATCCTGGATGTTGCTGGACACTACACGTTTAACGATGATGAAGTAAAAGTTGAGATCGAGAAGATGTACAATAATTTGGCTGCACACAATCTCGACGGACAACGTTATGTCATCGACCACATCAAGAGACCAATCCGTGACTATGCAGAATGCTACAATCTAAAGGGTGCTACTTCCCGCATCAAGAAAGTTGCTGTACAAAGTCCATTAGTGACCGTTCAATAA
- a CDS encoding sigma factor, producing MNEEMELSEHSPEQLVALIQQGHPMYFEELFYRFLPLVKKFNKAYYLRFLEQEDFWQEARMVLHKAVQSYVPEKGLQFASFYKLTLKHHIFSLIRKESAVKRKIDKGAVSLDAILENQYSNHTEHSFEGVVSMNFSPEEIVMVRESASCYFEILSDFEQAVFVRFINGSDFLTIADDLDCEVTSIKNAYDRCHRKMKRLLD from the coding sequence ATGAATGAAGAAATGGAACTATCGGAACACAGCCCTGAACAGTTGGTGGCGCTGATCCAACAAGGGCACCCTATGTACTTTGAAGAACTCTTCTATAGGTTTTTACCACTAGTAAAAAAGTTCAACAAAGCCTATTATTTACGTTTTTTGGAACAAGAGGATTTCTGGCAGGAGGCTCGTATGGTACTGCATAAGGCTGTTCAGTCTTATGTTCCCGAAAAAGGCTTGCAGTTTGCGAGTTTCTACAAGTTGACCCTCAAACACCACATTTTCAGCTTAATCAGGAAAGAAAGTGCCGTAAAGAGAAAGATTGACAAAGGCGCGGTGTCGTTGGATGCAATCTTGGAAAATCAGTACAGCAATCATACGGAACATTCATTTGAAGGCGTAGTTTCGATGAACTTCTCTCCTGAAGAAATCGTTATGGTGAGGGAAAGTGCATCGTGTTACTTTGAAATTCTGTCTGATTTCGAGCAGGCTGTGTTCGTTCGTTTCATCAATGGATCGGATTTTCTGACCATCGCCGATGATCTGGACTGCGAGGTGACTTCTATTAAGAATGCCTATGATAGATGCCACCGAAAAATGAAACGTTTGTTGGATTGA
- a CDS encoding alpha/beta hydrolase, producing MEKKWSKKKKIGITIVSILAAIVAVIGILFGTGVARTWVVEGAQSSYIKEVETISEEGLDKLFTENLTVENDISYFEDGNENTKLDFILPNNLNKSLPVIVNVHGGGLIGGDKSLNATQSRYFAQQGYAVVNINYTRMPDASYKQIIQEIYASLHWVENNAEGYNLDLDHVYMTGDSAGGMLVSIMAAVLNGNEELQNYYGISNPGFEVKKFALTGPMVGTKTLVDPDNVVNGVFHFALGKDIYNNEEAMDMADIYQLVDKSDYPEIFILTTKDDSAFYYQADKFDKFLNEKNIKHQYKVYESQGNELGHVFNVSYPDWEESKQANSDIISFFEA from the coding sequence ATGGAAAAAAAATGGAGTAAAAAGAAAAAAATAGGTATCACGATCGTATCTATATTAGCGGCTATCGTTGCTGTAATTGGGATACTTTTTGGTACGGGAGTTGCCAGAACCTGGGTGGTAGAAGGCGCACAAAGTTCTTACATTAAAGAAGTCGAAACAATTTCAGAGGAAGGGTTGGATAAGCTCTTTACTGAAAATTTGACAGTCGAAAATGATATATCGTATTTCGAAGATGGCAATGAGAATACCAAGTTAGATTTCATTTTGCCAAATAACCTAAATAAAAGTCTACCGGTTATCGTTAATGTTCACGGTGGAGGATTAATTGGTGGCGACAAGTCACTCAATGCAACGCAAAGTCGTTATTTCGCACAACAAGGTTACGCAGTGGTGAATATCAATTATACACGCATGCCTGACGCAAGTTATAAACAAATAATTCAAGAAATATATGCATCATTGCACTGGGTAGAAAATAATGCCGAAGGCTATAATCTCGATTTGGATCACGTCTATATGACGGGAGATAGTGCTGGTGGCATGCTCGTTTCGATTATGGCGGCTGTCTTAAATGGTAACGAAGAACTACAAAATTACTATGGCATTTCGAATCCAGGCTTTGAGGTGAAAAAATTTGCTTTAACTGGTCCAATGGTGGGCACGAAAACATTAGTTGATCCAGACAACGTTGTTAATGGGGTTTTCCACTTTGCGTTAGGGAAAGATATTTATAACAATGAAGAGGCAATGGATATGGCTGATATTTATCAACTAGTTGATAAGAGTGATTACCCAGAGATTTTTATTTTAACAACAAAAGATGATAGTGCCTTTTACTATCAAGCTGATAAATTTGATAAATTTTTAAATGAAAAAAATATTAAGCATCAGTACAAGGTCTATGAAAGCCAAGGAAATGAACTCGGACATGTCTTTAATGTGAGCTATCCTGACTGGGAAGAAAGTAAGCAGGCAAATAGTGATATTATTTCCTTCTTTGAAGCATAA
- a CDS encoding HAD family hydrolase translates to MVTTFIFDVDDTLYDQLEPFRRAFQKHFSQFEDEVKIEELYKLSRKYSDEAFESTGYEITNMRKMHIYRISKAFEELGIRISDEEALQFQLDYEAFQNEIKLIEEIPQIFELLLERGTKLGIITNGANDNQLRKIKQLGLEKWIAPENMLVSEGAGVSKPSKEIFEAMERRMDFAKKNVYYIGDNFDNDVIGATAAGWKTIWVNFRNHEVVNKDVPATYVVDTPEELLRLVDVLTIGL, encoded by the coding sequence ATGGTGACAACATTTATATTCGATGTCGATGATACATTGTACGACCAATTGGAACCCTTCAGACGGGCTTTCCAAAAGCATTTTAGCCAATTTGAGGATGAAGTGAAGATAGAAGAACTGTATAAGCTGAGCAGGAAATACAGCGATGAGGCTTTTGAATCGACGGGCTATGAAATCACAAACATGAGAAAGATGCACATCTACCGCATCTCAAAAGCCTTCGAGGAGCTCGGAATCCGGATAAGCGATGAGGAAGCATTGCAATTCCAACTGGACTACGAAGCATTTCAGAACGAGATCAAACTGATCGAAGAAATTCCGCAGATTTTTGAACTGCTGCTCGAAAGAGGCACCAAGCTCGGCATCATCACGAACGGTGCCAATGACAACCAACTTAGGAAAATCAAACAATTGGGTCTCGAAAAATGGATCGCTCCCGAAAATATGCTGGTTTCGGAGGGCGCCGGTGTCTCCAAACCCAGTAAAGAAATCTTCGAAGCAATGGAAAGAAGAATGGATTTCGCGAAAAAAAACGTATACTACATTGGGGACAATTTCGATAATGATGTAATTGGGGCAACTGCGGCTGGCTGGAAGACAATCTGGGTGAATTTCCGGAACCATGAAGTGGTAAACAAGGATGTTCCGGCAACTTATGTTGTTGATACTCCGGAGGAATTGTTGCGGTTGGTGGATGTACTTACGATAGGTCTGTAG
- a CDS encoding PTS sugar transporter subunit IIA: MEQTQEKGNSVISDKLIFIDKEFSTKNEVIEFIVNQAEKSGYISDFKDFYASVQKREEEVPTAIGYQIAIPHGKSEAVNHPFIAFIRTKDEFQWSADNEEMVRLVFLIGVPQESPGKLHLKFISQLSKKLLDDEFRENLLIQNDKNKVFEQLSSIEI; this comes from the coding sequence ATGGAACAAACGCAGGAGAAAGGTAATAGTGTCATTTCAGACAAGTTGATTTTTATCGATAAGGAGTTTTCAACAAAAAATGAGGTCATCGAATTTATCGTCAACCAAGCTGAAAAATCAGGCTATATAAGTGACTTTAAGGATTTTTACGCCTCAGTTCAAAAAAGGGAAGAAGAGGTCCCAACGGCGATCGGATATCAGATTGCAATTCCTCATGGAAAGTCTGAAGCGGTCAATCATCCCTTCATAGCCTTTATTCGGACGAAGGATGAGTTCCAGTGGAGTGCGGATAATGAGGAAATGGTCCGATTAGTATTTCTGATAGGCGTGCCACAAGAAAGTCCAGGGAAATTACATCTGAAATTCATTTCACAGTTGAGCAAGAAATTGCTGGATGACGAATTCAGAGAGAATTTATTGATTCAAAACGATAAGAATAAAGTTTTCGAACAATTGAGTTCAATTGAAATTTAG
- a CDS encoding TetR/AcrR family transcriptional regulator, with amino-acid sequence MKSQTLNEFVKECIADALVKVMASKSFNDITITEIVSLADVGRATYYRNFSSKDDILYYKITLLLSEWLEKIPPNVNRKEKTTLFFKFLQSEKELLELIYKHEKGYIILDSYLNMPPDLRHVLDEQNIMDIFYIYGVFGITEAWIKNGMLEDPEELASILLRKIHPTDGSHVS; translated from the coding sequence ATGAAATCCCAAACGCTTAATGAGTTCGTTAAAGAGTGTATAGCAGATGCACTGGTAAAAGTGATGGCCAGTAAAAGTTTTAACGATATAACGATAACCGAAATCGTTTCATTAGCAGATGTTGGGCGTGCCACATATTATAGAAATTTTTCAAGTAAGGACGATATCCTGTACTACAAAATCACTTTGCTGCTTTCTGAATGGCTAGAAAAAATACCACCAAATGTAAACAGAAAAGAAAAAACGACCCTCTTTTTCAAATTTTTGCAGTCAGAAAAAGAACTGTTAGAATTAATCTATAAACATGAGAAAGGATATATCATTTTAGATAGTTATTTGAACATGCCCCCCGATTTGAGGCACGTACTTGATGAACAAAATATTATGGACATCTTTTATATTTATGGTGTTTTTGGTATTACCGAGGCATGGATAAAAAATGGAATGTTAGAAGATCCCGAAGAATTAGCCTCTATTTTACTTCGAAAAATACACCCTACTGATGGGTCCCACGTCTCATAG
- a CDS encoding helix-turn-helix domain-containing protein — MDKTTQVVDVLSMGYGTVPTSVMSDRKLTVEAKAIYAYFAACIGAGDTSFPKVGEICKDLNMGEDRFRKHQKNLVERGYLTIRKDTSANGRYSTNVYVIQQLDLLQYK; from the coding sequence ATGGATAAGACAACACAGGTAGTTGATGTACTTTCGATGGGGTATGGAACTGTTCCTACAAGCGTTATGAGTGACCGGAAGCTGACGGTCGAGGCGAAGGCGATCTATGCGTACTTTGCCGCATGCATCGGGGCCGGGGACACAAGCTTCCCCAAGGTGGGTGAAATCTGCAAGGATCTGAACATGGGCGAGGACCGATTCAGGAAGCATCAGAAAAACTTAGTTGAAAGAGGATATCTGACGATCCGAAAAGATACGTCGGCAAACGGCAGATACAGCACGAATGTGTATGTGATTCAGCAGTTGGATTTACTGCAATATAAATGA
- a CDS encoding PTS fructose transporter subunit IIB, which translates to MKVVAVTACPTGVAHTYMAQEAIEKECRKRGYECKVETQGSMGIENELEQEEVDAADVVILAVAISIEGEERFEEKMDAGKVIQIDPGEVIKHPASVLDKAEKL; encoded by the coding sequence ATGAAAGTAGTAGCAGTTACAGCATGTCCAACGGGAGTAGCACACACTTATATGGCGCAAGAGGCAATCGAAAAAGAGTGCAGAAAACGTGGGTATGAATGCAAAGTAGAAACGCAAGGCAGCATGGGAATCGAGAACGAGTTGGAGCAAGAAGAGGTGGATGCAGCAGATGTAGTGATTCTAGCGGTGGCAATCAGCATTGAAGGAGAAGAACGTTTTGAGGAAAAAATGGATGCCGGAAAAGTGATTCAAATCGATCCGGGTGAAGTGATCAAACATCCTGCAAGCGTACTGGATAAAGCTGAGAAACTATAA
- a CDS encoding PTS fructose transporter subunit IIC: MNKENKVFKDLQKAFNTGVSYMLPSVVVGGIFLAIALSTGTATDAGMEVTNPFMKNLLDLGIAGFSMMIPILSGYIAYSMAGKPGIAPGMILGYVANNPIGESQVKTGFLGAMIVGVAVGYVVRWCKTWKVPATIRTIMPILIVPVFTTFVIGLVYIYVIAVPIGSFMDWLVSVLGELQGGNAILLGLIIGAMTAVDMGGPINKTATAFTLALMAEGIYAPNGAHRIAVAIPPLAMAISTFIDRKKYNSEDKDLGISAFFMGLIGITEGAIPFAVKDIKRVLPAIIIGSAIGGALGMANGVEALVPHGGLIILPVVNGKLWFFLSMLIGTLVSVAILHFTKPNLVEETQGKNNEFKTVVEDTEIAK, translated from the coding sequence GTGAACAAGGAAAATAAGGTGTTCAAGGATTTACAAAAAGCATTTAATACAGGTGTTTCCTATATGTTGCCATCAGTTGTGGTCGGGGGTATTTTTCTTGCCATTGCATTATCTACGGGTACGGCTACTGATGCAGGGATGGAAGTCACTAATCCTTTCATGAAGAACCTCCTTGATTTAGGTATCGCTGGTTTCTCGATGATGATTCCCATTTTGTCGGGTTATATCGCATACTCTATGGCAGGGAAACCCGGGATTGCACCCGGAATGATTTTAGGTTATGTCGCGAATAACCCTATTGGGGAAAGTCAAGTGAAAACAGGATTCCTTGGGGCGATGATTGTGGGTGTCGCTGTGGGGTATGTAGTCAGATGGTGCAAAACATGGAAAGTGCCAGCAACAATCCGGACTATTATGCCGATATTAATAGTTCCTGTTTTTACAACATTTGTAATTGGACTCGTTTATATCTATGTCATTGCTGTGCCGATTGGTTCATTTATGGATTGGTTAGTAAGCGTGCTCGGAGAACTGCAGGGCGGGAACGCGATTCTATTAGGTTTAATTATCGGCGCTATGACGGCTGTTGATATGGGTGGACCCATTAATAAAACGGCAACTGCCTTTACATTGGCTTTAATGGCAGAAGGTATTTATGCACCAAACGGGGCTCATCGAATTGCTGTAGCGATTCCGCCGTTGGCAATGGCTATCTCGACATTCATCGATCGCAAAAAATATAACTCCGAAGACAAGGACTTAGGTATTTCAGCATTCTTCATGGGCTTAATCGGTATCACTGAAGGTGCGATTCCTTTTGCAGTCAAAGACATCAAACGTGTATTGCCTGCGATCATTATTGGTAGCGCTATCGGTGGCGCATTGGGTATGGCAAACGGAGTTGAAGCGTTGGTTCCTCACGGTGGCCTGATCATTCTGCCGGTAGTCAATGGTAAGTTATGGTTCTTCTTGTCCATGCTGATCGGTACGTTAGTATCAGTTGCCATCCTGCATTTCACTAAGCCTAATCTAGTTGAAGAAACACAAGGAAAGAATAATGAATTCAAAACGGTTGTTGAAGATACAGAAATCGCAAAATAA
- the tkt gene encoding transketolase — translation MFETVDAKAINTIRTLSIDAVEAANSGHPGLPMGAAPMAYVLWSKFLKINPLTSRNWTDRDRFVLSAGHGSAMLYSLLHLSGYQVSIEDLKQFRQWGSKTPGHPEIHHTDGVEATTGPLGQGLAMAVGMAMAEAHLAAAYNKEEFPIVDHYTYSLCGDGDLMEGISHEASSLAGHLKLGKLIVLYDSNDISLDGPTDKSFTENVGKRFEAYDWQHILVEDGNDLDAIYAAIETAKAEKDKPTLIEVKTVIGYGSISQGTSKVHGSPLGKEDAENVRAFYGFEKNEKFVVAAEVQEHFRNEIVVRGEKAQKEWEELFAQYKAAYPELAEQYVVAHSSELPKDWDKDLPVYEVGSSAASRVTSKETIQALAKTIPFLWGGSADLSSSNNTMVAGAVDFEPEQFAGRNIWFGVREFAMAAAMNGIQLHGGTKVYGGTFFVFLDYLKAAVRLSAIQKVPVTYVMTHDSVAVGEDGPTHEPIEQLASLRCVPNVHVIRPADGNETVAAWKIAMQSKETPTVLVLSRQNLPVIPQTKELAEASVAKGAYVLSKQQGEKPEGILIATGSEVNLAIKAQNSLREQGKDVSVVSIPSFDLFNRQSPEYKESVLPKDVKKRVSIEMGSSFGWERYVGDHGTMIAIDTFGASAPGETVIREYGFTVEHVVSVFNAL, via the coding sequence ATGTTTGAAACAGTTGATGCAAAAGCGATAAACACAATCCGTACCTTAAGTATCGATGCAGTCGAAGCAGCCAACTCGGGACACCCGGGCTTGCCTATGGGTGCTGCCCCAATGGCTTATGTTCTTTGGTCCAAATTTTTGAAAATCAATCCGCTCACATCAAGAAATTGGACGGACCGGGACCGGTTTGTACTATCGGCTGGACATGGATCTGCCATGTTGTACAGCCTGTTGCATTTGTCCGGCTATCAAGTTTCGATAGAGGATCTGAAACAATTCCGCCAGTGGGGTTCAAAGACGCCTGGGCATCCGGAAATCCATCATACGGATGGTGTCGAAGCGACTACCGGCCCGCTAGGCCAAGGGCTTGCGATGGCTGTCGGAATGGCAATGGCAGAAGCCCATCTGGCAGCTGCATATAATAAAGAGGAGTTTCCGATTGTCGACCATTACACATACAGTCTGTGCGGCGATGGGGATTTGATGGAGGGCATCTCCCATGAGGCGAGCTCGTTAGCTGGCCACCTCAAGCTGGGCAAGTTGATCGTACTGTACGATTCAAATGATATCTCATTGGATGGCCCGACTGATAAATCCTTTACAGAAAATGTAGGAAAAAGGTTTGAAGCATATGACTGGCAGCACATTTTGGTGGAAGACGGCAACGATCTGGATGCTATCTACGCGGCCATTGAGACTGCCAAAGCAGAAAAGGACAAACCGACCTTGATCGAAGTGAAGACAGTCATCGGTTATGGTTCCATCAGTCAAGGCACTTCCAAAGTACATGGATCTCCGTTAGGCAAAGAGGATGCTGAAAACGTCAGAGCCTTTTATGGGTTTGAGAAGAATGAAAAATTCGTTGTAGCCGCGGAGGTGCAAGAACACTTCCGGAATGAGATAGTAGTCAGAGGAGAAAAGGCGCAAAAAGAATGGGAAGAGTTATTCGCTCAGTATAAAGCGGCTTATCCTGAATTGGCCGAACAGTATGTAGTCGCCCACTCAAGCGAACTGCCGAAGGATTGGGACAAGGATCTCCCTGTGTATGAAGTCGGTTCGAGTGCGGCGAGCAGGGTCACCAGCAAGGAGACCATCCAGGCCTTGGCGAAAACGATACCGTTTTTATGGGGCGGATCAGCGGATCTGTCTTCATCCAACAACACGATGGTAGCCGGTGCAGTCGATTTTGAGCCGGAACAGTTTGCAGGACGCAATATCTGGTTCGGTGTGCGCGAGTTCGCCATGGCCGCCGCTATGAATGGGATCCAGCTTCATGGTGGAACAAAAGTTTACGGAGGAACATTTTTCGTATTCCTCGACTATCTGAAAGCTGCTGTACGTCTGAGTGCCATCCAAAAAGTCCCGGTTACCTACGTAATGACCCACGATTCCGTGGCGGTCGGGGAAGATGGCCCGACCCATGAACCGATCGAACAATTGGCAAGCCTGCGCTGCGTGCCGAACGTCCATGTCATCAGACCGGCCGATGGAAACGAGACTGTCGCGGCATGGAAAATCGCGATGCAGTCGAAAGAGACACCTACCGTCTTGGTGCTGAGCCGACAAAACCTGCCGGTCATTCCTCAAACGAAGGAACTGGCTGAGGCCAGTGTCGCAAAAGGCGCCTACGTCCTCTCCAAACAACAGGGAGAAAAACCAGAAGGCATCCTGATCGCTACCGGATCGGAAGTGAACCTTGCGATCAAAGCCCAGAACAGCTTGCGGGAACAAGGAAAGGACGTCTCCGTCGTGTCCATCCCAAGCTTTGATTTGTTCAACCGCCAGTCGCCGGAATATAAAGAATCCGTGTTGCCGAAAGACGTGAAGAAGCGCGTGTCGATTGAGATGGGCTCCAGCTTCGGTTGGGAACGCTACGTAGGGGATCACGGTACTATGATTGCGATCGATACATTCGGAGCCAGTGCACCCGGTGAGACGGTCATTAGAGAATACGGATTTACAGTCGAGCACGTCGTTTCTGTTTTTAATGCTTTGTAA